The sequence below is a genomic window from Brevibacillus laterosporus.
AAACCTCTTAGAACACTGTTTAACTATCTCAAAGAGAATGACTTAATTGAGACAAATGTGTTTGAAAAGATTCCAAAGGTCAAAGAACCAGAAACAGACATAAAGATATTCAGTGTAGAACAGTTGAAAAAATTACTCAATACCCCAGATAAGCGTAGTTATGCAGGATTTAGAGATTTTGTCATAATGAATCTTTTAATTGATTCTTTTATGAGAATCGGAGAAATTGTATCTATAAAAAAATCAGATATAGACTTGAGGCTGGTATTCTTACTCTTAGTGCAAAGCTAACCAAATCTAGAAGGAGCAGAATAGTTCCTTTACAAAAAAGTACGTTAAAACTATTAAGAGAGTTAAATCAGGAATGTGCCGATTTTGGGTCAGATTATGTATTCTTAACAAATTATGGAGAGCCTGTAACTACTAATCACATTAGGCAACAATTAAAGAAACACGCGAGATCAGCGGGTCTTGAGATAAGAATATATCCCCATCTCTTCCGGCATACAGCAGCGACACTATTTCTAGAAAATGGAGGTGACATGAGACACCTTCAAAAAATTCTAGGGCATGCGGACATGCGTACCATCATTAAATATACCCACCTCTCCCAACGATCGATAATAAATCAACATGAGCAGTACTCCCCATTAAAACAAGTAATAGACCCATTAAATAAAGATAGAAGAATTCTACGCTAGTCCTTCGGGGCTGGCGTTTTTTTTCATAAGTTCGCAATTTCTTGGAAAGGGTTTCCTTTTATCTATATCGAACACATACTGAGAGGGGGTGATCTTATGAACGTAGGAGAGCACGGAAAACCAGCGTTTGGGCCTGTCGAAGGTAATTAGCATTTGAAGATTGGATTTTATCACATTTAAATATAAAAGATTTACATAGGAGGAACATAGTTGGCCGTACTAGGAGCAACTTCTATAATTATATTTTTTATTGCTATAGTCGTCGTTATAAATCCAAAGTGGTTATCAAGGGGAAAATTTAATCTCACTAGAAAGCACGGTCTACTGGTTTTATTGTTATCATTCACGAGCTTCGTGTGCGCGGTTGCCTCAGACAAACCAACGGATACTATCTCGACAACAAGTAGTGTACAGAACGAGGAGCAACCGAAAATACAAATTGATGATAAGCTGATACAGAGGGCGACTGAATATGTAAAAAGCGGAGATTATGTAAAAGATGCCGCGATTGCAGTTGAGGGGCCCAGAGCTAGCCTAGTAGTGACAGTTGATTACGCAGTTAATAAAGAGACTGCTAAAAACATTGCAGATAATTTCGTGCGTACCCTCGGATCAGAGGCAGGTGGTAAATCGCCAACCAGGGATTACTACGGAGAAGTTTACGATTATTATGATATTTTAGTTACAGTCATAACGCCTGATGGAAAAGAAGTATTACTAGGCGCAAAGGTTACTTCTGCTTCGAACATCAGATGGAATAGCTAGGGGAAGGTTTCTGACTCCCTAGCTATTTTTTTTTTTGAAAAAGTGTGCCACGGATACTTCGGGCGTCGGAGTATTGCATGAAGGAGAAAATTTATCGTGAAATGTCCCAATTTCAACGATCCCATTGCCCTATTAATAGTAAAGGCAAAATTATTTCTCCCGAAAGTGTGCGAACTTGTTGTCGCGTACGATTAAATAAGTAATTACCTAAATCGGAGGTGATCCCGTAAATGTCCGTATCAGCCGAACAAAATCTCGTATCAGTCGAAACGCAATCCGAATACTCCGTAACCAACGGCCGCCGAGAAACGCGCATCTTCCTTAAAATGTACGTCGACGCCGTCCACTCTGGTTTGCTCGCAGACATTGGCGACGAGAACTGGCGCACACTCTGCGTAATAGCCGCCTTCATGAACGAACGAGGCGAGTGCTACCCGACGCAAGAGATGATCGCGCATAGACTCGGTGTCAAACGGGAAACGGCGAATAGGCGAATCAACCGCCTGCTGAAATATCGATGGGATGGGCGGGAGGTGGTACGCGCGTCAAAAGTTAGGGGCGGCGCGATGGGAAGTGGCAGAATACGCGTTATACGGTGCTTCCGATAAGCCATTTAGCGATATTCAACGGGGCTACGTGATGCGCATGTAACATGGTTAAGCATCACATGGCACGAACGTCACACTAACAAGAACTAATCTTTAACAAGAAAAAGATAGCGCTCATTCGGATACAAGGATCCTCTACCGCGCGGTCATTATTAGATAAGAGATAACAATGTAGAAGACTTGCAACGCGACCTAGATATATACATACATGAGGACCGTTGAAGATTATTCGAAGAAGAAAGGAGAATTAATGTGGAGATTCAAAGTAAAGAGTCCGCGTCAACTCTCTCAAACGACATCACCATTCTCACCGCGGAAATCAATTCCTATAAACAAATAGCTGGACAGGCAATCTTTGAAATTGGACTGAGATTAAAGAAAGTAAAAGAAGAGAAACTTTCTGAGATATGGGGTGGTTGGACAAAATACTGTGACGATATCATTAAGGTTCCTGTCCGCCATGCAAATAAATTTATCTTGATTGAGGAAAGGTTGGGAGAAAAATGGTCGACGTCGACCACAATCGGATTCGAAGTTCTTTACCAGCTCGCAACGCTATCACCAGAAGAACGTGAGCGCCCGCACACAATTCCGTCCACAGGCGAGACCAAGTCCGTAGATGAAATGACCGTCCGTGAACTCCGCGAAGTCAAACGGGCACTCAGGGCGGAAAAGGAATCGCGCGAACTAGCGGAGCGTCAGCGGGATGAGGCGTTGGAATCGGCACAAAGGCAACATCTATCCCGTCATGGGGAGGCGGTGTGATTGTTGCTAGTTGTGGTGAGAGGGCGGACGCTCATTTCATTGCCGAAGCTCGTGACGGATGGCCTCACGCTATTGATATAGCATGCGTATTTGATGGATGGAACTACGGTGAAATAACAATTGAGGAGGCGGCTTGATGATCGGACTAACTCGCGCAGAACGCATACTTGATATCCGCACACGGATCGACAATCATATCGCGGATCACGGAGACCGACCATCGGCGGATTGCTTAGCTGTTTGGGCGGACGTCATATTGCGAGAGGAATTAACGGATATGAACCCGGATAAGATGACAAATACGGAGTACCCGTTTATGAGTGAGCGCCAATTTCAACGAAGGCACTCGAAAGAGGCGGGGCTTGTAGGATTTTCAGATATATGCGGAACGGATCGTAGGAACCATCGGAAGCCAACAAGAAGGAATCGTACTGGCTATGAGCTAGGATTCGTGGATATAAACGCTAAGTTACGGAACCTGGATAAACAACGACAATATAACGCATTTAAACGAGGGACATACCGTTATGATGGCGGAGATTTACGTTACTTAGATTACGGAGGGAAAACGTACAAAAATGCGGCAATCTAGCGCCTTCTGAGCAACTAGACGGCTATAGAGTTGAAAAGTCAGTGAAGTTCGAGTACATCTGTAATCCCAACGCCTAGCACTTCGCATATTTTCGCAAGGTTATCGAGCTGTAGGCGTTGCGTTTCATTCTTGCACATGCCGTTTATGGTCGCGAATCGGATGTTAGTCATGCGGGAGAACTCCCGTTGAGTGATCCTACGTTCTTTTAAGATAGCGTCGAGTTTTAGTCGGATTTGCAACGCGAACACCTCCGGAGGACGGGTAATGGTGGAGGTCGTGCTACTGGTGACCGCGCTGATAAAACTTGGCAACTGCGGTAGTCAACTATCGCAATGGCAGGCGAAACGGCGACGGTTGGAGCCTAAAGTAAAGACCCCTTACGTTCGTGGCGTAAGAGGTCGGTCAACAAACGGGTTTGGGAGCCTTACGGTTCCCTGCCCTCACCATTATCTTATTCCAATCATACCCTCGATATACTCGATAGTCAAAGGAGGACAGGCGTCCTCTTTCGACTCACGGAAGGAGGTAGCCAATGAGTAGCTTTGAGGTTAACTACTCAGTTTTTGGAGTTGCCCGATATGACAGCAAAGTACACGTACGCGCTGAGAATGAGAGCGCAGCACACGACAATGCCTTAAAGGTACTGAGCGGATGCGTTACGGAAGGCCAGTTAATATCCATCGTCTTGGTTCATCGAGAGTAAAGAAGGGTGGAGGAACCGTGGAAACTATTACATTGGTAATCGCGGTGGTAGCGCTGGTTATCTCGATCGCCGCGTTGGTACAAGCCGTGAAAAAACGCAAGTAGTCGTCGGATAACCGGCGGCTTTTTGTATCTGGAAGGATTTTGAAATCTTCTTGTCGAAAGGTGTAGGCAAGGAGGTGGATAAGGTGAAAACATATAAACACAGTGTAGATCCGGATTGGGACGCAGGCCCTCGTTGGAAAACGGCTCCTGAATGGACCGGCGACTCCGGCCATTAGTATAAGGAGGTTACGCGACATGACTAATCCAGAATGGCATGACGATCCCGGCCACTAATCAAAGGAGGTTATCCTATGACGGAACCAGATTGGATTTTAGACCCCGGTTGGTACGCAGACCCCGGGTATTAAACAAGGGAGGAACCGATATGATTTACGATAAGAGTTGGCACGATGATCCTAACGGTATAATTGATTGGGTACTTGATCCCGGACACTGATAAAAGGAGTGTACACGGCATGATTGAACCAGAATGGCGTGATGATCCCGGATACTAAAACGAAGGGGGAACCGCGATTGATCTACGATACAAATTGGTGCGACGATCCTAGAGGTTTTATTGACCCCGGATACTAATTAAAGGAGGCTACGGAGTATGACCGAACCAGAATGGGCAGTACAACGTAATTGCAATACGGGCGATCCGGGCTATGTCGACGATCCCGGTCACTAAGTGAAGGAGTGTGCGTTATGGCAGAACCAAATTGGACGGACAATCCCGGACATTAATACAAGGAGTGTAAACGGCATGGCAGAATCAGATTGGGACTATGACCCCGGATATTAATCGTATCAAAGACCAACCGAGTCTGCGGACTTGGCTGGCGCTGGTACTCCGACCTTTCGGGCTACGAGCGCTAGAATATTCGGATTTGACGAGGAATGCACCGCCTTTATGTCGAAAGTAATAGGACAAGAGGAGGTGTTTATATGTTCGATCTACTGCGTCCGTCAATTAACAACATAGTACTTGTATTAACAATGATCCCAGTTGCGTTATTTGCGTTTAAAGTTGCTTTAGACTGGGTAAGTGAGTAGTTCGAAGGGATATTTTAATTACGAGTCGCCATTTATGGCTGCTTTTTCTATTTTAAGGGAGGCGACGTGATATGGCGGAAGTACCTCCAGACATAATACCTCGATTGAAAGCTTCTATTTTCATTTAAAAACAAAAGCTCTATAGCCCTATGAGATACGAGATATACAAGATGCTAAAAGAAGAATTGAGGATTACATTCATTTTTACAATCAAGAATGTCTTCAAATGAATTAAAAAAACTGACGACTAATGAATTTAGGCGTCAGCTATGGGCCTATCGGCCGGGGAGTTAACTGTATTCTAGCAATTACGAACTCAAAAGATAACTTTACTATTACTTATATTTTTTATGTGCCTGAACACCCAAGAAAAGAAGCCCGATATTAATTAAATAAAATATGCTTTCGGTTTCTATTAGATAATGATTTCCTTCTAAACTACTCAAAAAAATATACAGATAAGAATTAATAGTAAAGATCATCAAACATAGCACGAATATAAGTATCTTCAAAAACTTACCCCCAGAAAAAATTTAAAGAGTTTATTAATTAGTAGTAAGTCTTAATCTGTCGTCTTTATAGAAATATTTCACATTATATTTATGTTTCAAGTCAGCCTCGTTTGAACCAGTACTAAAACTCAGCCAAAATTCATCCCATACCTGGAGGTTAACGGAATTCCAATCAGTACCTTTATCAATGTATGCTCCTTGTGAGAATTGAAACCCTTTCTGGAAGGTAACATAGTCATAGGGATACATTGTCCATACAGCGTGATTATTTGACATGGAGAATTCATGTTTTAGAGTCAAAGGTGTAATGAAATCGGCTGACAAAGTTATATATTTATTAATAGCAATAGACATACCACTTTCTCCTTTCAAATTCTGAGGCTGTGGTTTATGCATCAGTCCATCATATCTAGCTATCCATTGAGTTTTGAATGTCCATGGTTTAATTCTGTTATTCCCACTAGTAGGGCCCAAATACTCATGATCAGCTTGCATGTAAGTATAGACATTTGAACCTGAACGCGGGGCTTCATATACTCTAAATATAGTCAACCAATAAGAATCATTAGTAGACCACGCATGATTCACTTTAAGTGCTGAAGCTTTT
It includes:
- a CDS encoding XRE family transcriptional regulator; the encoded protein is MQIRLKLDAILKERRITQREFSRMTNIRFATINGMCKNETQRLQLDNLAKICEVLGVGITDVLELH